From the genome of Setaria viridis chromosome 1, Setaria_viridis_v4.0, whole genome shotgun sequence:
TAATATGCATTGCTCATATATATGATCACCATGCCGCATGCAATTACTATTTTCATGCCTAACAATCATATGATATGACACACATTGGCACTATATATTGTTTAGGATTTACAAAGCACCTGAGTCTGAGTGGGTTGCAGAGAACATTTAAAGTCTTGCAAAAAAGGGCATGGAGAATCCAACCCtgcaaaatttatataaaagtTGTATATTTACAAGTGTTCGGTGTATAGTTTATATGCATAGGAGCATGCATTTGCACTCAAACTGAGACTCACACCAGAATACGGCACAAAAATAGCGGTAGGAAAGGAAGAAAACTAAAACTGAAAAAGCAAACCATAGAGTAACACAGACACACACACCAGACCAGAATTCATACAAACTCGCTCAAGAACTGTTCATCAAACAACTCAGGCCAACTCGGGAATTGAATGCTGCTACCATCACAGCTTGAGGCGCTGCAAGCATCGCCGAAGTTGGAAATGGGGAAGTCGGTGAGCGGTGGAAGGGAGTTTTCTGACAGCAGCAGCGTTTTAGGGGTTTCATTCTCCCCCTCAACGCTACTCTTTGGAGTGAAGTCCGAGTTCTGGTTGGCATCGTTGCTGGTGGGCTGCTCAGAGAAAGAGCTAGGAATTTGTATGTCAGGCAGTTGTCCAGCTACTATGTCTTGGCCACTGATACTCTCCAGGAAACTCGGAGAAGGCAACGAAGACAAGGAAGACATCTGCGGAGGACTCAGGAGGCCAATTTGCTCCAGGTCGGGGATGGTGCTGATGCTGCTGGAACTGGGATTAGTGGCAATGGATGCTGCAGACTGGATCAGGTTCTGCAGGCACTGGAGCTTTGCAGCCTGGACTGCCTCAACCTGCAGCCTTGCGGCGTGGTCGTCCCATGGACGCTGCTCCACAAGCTGGCGGAGGTTGGCCAGCGCAATGAGTTGAGGCAGCGCAGCAAAGAAGTCGGTCCTTGGCCTGTGCGTCATCGGGTCGAAGCCCATCTGGATCAGCTTCTTCTTCAGGTGAGTGTTCCAGAAattcttgatctcgttgtcgGTCCGCCCAGGCAGGTGCTTTGCAATGGCTGACCACCTGGTTTGGCCATGGCAACAGTTTACACTGGATTAGACTAGTGAGATGCTGGACATGCTAGAGATGCATGTTAGCCGGTAAGGTGCAGTACTTGTTGCCAAGGACGGAGTGGAGCCGGAGGATggtttgttcttcttcttgggtgAACTTCCCTCTCTTGATGTCTGGCCTGAGGTAGTTGGTCCATCTCAGCCTGCAGCTCTTGCCACACCTATTGAGCCCTGCAAGAACAAATCAGATCGATGAGCTACATTTTTCATGGAAGCAATCTACTGTTTTGCGCAGAGAGAAGAGGAAGTTTGCGCCGCATACCAGCAAGCTTCGGCAGTGCTCTCCAGCTCCCATGGCCGTGCTTCTGGATGTACTCCATGAGCTTCTCGTCTTCTTCAGGGGTCCAGGGGCCCTTCTTGAGGCCATTCTCATCACAGCAAGGAGACCTTCCCATTGATAGGTGAGA
Proteins encoded in this window:
- the LOC117838535 gene encoding transcription factor MYB93 gives rise to the protein MGRSPCCDENGLKKGPWTPEEDEKLMEYIQKHGHGSWRALPKLAGLNRCGKSCRLRWTNYLRPDIKRGKFTQEEEQTILRLHSVLGNKWSAIAKHLPGRTDNEIKNFWNTHLKKKLIQMGFDPMTHRPRTDFFAALPQLIALANLRQLVEQRPWDDHAARLQVEAVQAAKLQCLQNLIQSAASIATNPSSSSISTIPDLEQIGLLSPPQMSSLSSLPSPSFLESISGQDIVAGQLPDIQIPSSFSEQPTSNDANQNSDFTPKSSVEGENETPKTLLLSENSLPPLTDFPISNFGDACSASSCDGSSIQFPSWPELFDEQFLSEFV